From a single Rodentibacter sp. JRC1 genomic region:
- a CDS encoding hemagglutinin repeat-containing protein, whose product MEINALQSENQIFEQDFEQDFEKTSKSGLMGSGGFGFSVGMRKESVENDQTKYYAQKSQVGSLNGDTTLIADKQYRQSASHVTSVKGDVSIQAEQADIAAASDKYETNYKRTFEQKGLTIAINTPIQAAINAVKQVADSVQTVGESKDNRINAMAAANAGWTAYRAGQTLGQVGKSLGELMQNGTVPTEAVSVSITYGEQKSEETRHTEGSTANNSQVNAGGKVMIQASGAGKQSNINIIGSDVGGKQGTALIADNDVNLTAQQQTHKERSRNKSSGFNAGVALAVGKGVSFGITAGGNYGRGYGNGDDETYRNSHIGDGLSQTLIQAGNNATIKGAQVQGKGVTLNAENLHIESLQDKMKYQGKQMNVSGQVTVGYGFAMGSGGYGNSKVNSDYASVKAQAGIFAGDEGYQINVGKHTNLKGGLITSSQQAENESKNRFSTGTLTAQNIENHANYKGTAFGVSGSASMGGGEAAKEVGGAKLMSFGSNTVETDKDRNGNPTKTLKGDFNGGLSAGIGYDKESKSSITHSGINTKNIEIRDKTAQLEKTGKTVDETLSEVKTEVTTETAQANSGKLDNQFDKDKVLKELNVQVKVTKDFRENAFSTINAYVEPKQAELRAKIKEAKTEEEKTALYNEIYKLQYQKRLLETVVGIASGTPEIAITQGTLQLAATKMREETLKNSRLFKGIKDAKTGQILRNDSYDSGYFDGVKLGGVRIDLDAICGKGHYRCSKNIDGSVTYIGDNSGHLSKLQDAINMNKNPDAEKLYGLTGGFQAIQGGWYTQLGVLPYKVDSLSDQLIESFAGTHDYLGGQLPHWYNSVGNTSENRKTIDNIGAGITTGVAIHISAPFALSDLMSSDFVEILNQLGGL is encoded by the coding sequence TTGGAAATAAATGCTTTACAATCGGAAAATCAAATTTTTGAACAAGATTTTGAACAAGATTTTGAAAAAACGAGCAAATCGGGCTTGATGGGTAGTGGAGGCTTTGGTTTTAGTGTTGGAATGCGTAAAGAAAGCGTGGAGAACGACCAAACCAAATACTACGCCCAAAAAAGCCAAGTGGGGAGTTTGAACGGTGATACCACGCTGATAGCAGATAAACAGTATCGCCAAAGTGCCAGCCACGTGACTTCGGTGAAAGGGGACGTCTCTATTCAAGCCGAACAAGCGGATATAGCGGCAGCAAGTGATAAATACGAAACCAACTATAAACGCACTTTTGAGCAGAAGGGATTGACGATAGCGATTAACACCCCAATCCAAGCAGCGATAAATGCGGTAAAACAAGTGGCGGATTCCGTACAAACGGTGGGAGAAAGCAAAGACAATCGAATTAATGCCATGGCGGCAGCCAATGCGGGTTGGACGGCTTACCGAGCAGGGCAAACCCTTGGGCAGGTGGGTAAATCTCTAGGTGAATTAATGCAAAATGGCACCGTACCCACAGAAGCGGTGAGTGTCTCCATTACTTACGGTGAACAAAAAAGTGAAGAAACCCGCCATACCGAAGGCAGCACGGCAAATAACAGCCAAGTGAATGCCGGCGGTAAGGTGATGATTCAAGCAAGCGGAGCCGGCAAGCAATCCAATATCAATATCATCGGCTCAGATGTGGGTGGTAAACAAGGCACTGCCCTTATTGCCGACAATGACGTGAATCTCACCGCCCAACAGCAAACCCACAAAGAGCGTAGCCGAAATAAATCCAGCGGATTTAATGCCGGCGTTGCCTTGGCAGTAGGCAAAGGCGTGTCTTTCGGCATCACGGCAGGAGGCAATTATGGCAGAGGTTATGGCAATGGTGATGATGAAACCTATCGAAACAGCCATATCGGCGATGGCTTAAGCCAAACCCTAATTCAAGCAGGCAATAATGCCACAATCAAAGGTGCACAAGTGCAGGGCAAAGGAGTAACCCTAAATGCCGAAAATCTCCATATCGAAAGCTTACAGGATAAGATGAAATACCAAGGTAAACAAATGAATGTAAGCGGACAAGTCACCGTAGGTTACGGCTTTGCTATGGGAAGTGGTGGTTATGGTAACTCTAAAGTGAATTCCGATTATGCGAGCGTGAAGGCTCAAGCGGGGATTTTTGCCGGCGATGAGGGCTATCAAATTAATGTGGGTAAGCACACCAATCTAAAAGGCGGTTTAATCACCTCAAGCCAGCAAGCGGAAAATGAGAGCAAAAACCGTTTCAGCACAGGCACGCTCACAGCCCAAAACATCGAAAACCATGCAAATTATAAAGGCACCGCCTTTGGTGTTTCAGGTTCGGCAAGTATGGGCGGAGGCGAAGCTGCAAAAGAAGTTGGTGGAGCTAAATTGATGTCGTTTGGTTCAAACACTGTTGAAACCGACAAAGATAGAAATGGCAACCCAACCAAAACATTAAAAGGTGATTTTAATGGGGGACTTTCAGCCGGTATTGGTTATGACAAGGAGTCTAAATCTAGTATCACGCACAGCGGCATTAACACGAAAAACATCGAAATTAGGGATAAAACGGCTCAACTTGAAAAGACGGGTAAAACCGTAGATGAAACCTTATCCGAAGTAAAAACGGAAGTAACGACCGAAACCGCTCAAGCGAATTCGGGCAAGTTGGACAATCAGTTTGATAAAGACAAGGTATTAAAAGAGTTAAACGTTCAAGTGAAAGTGACGAAAGACTTTAGAGAAAATGCGTTCAGCACAATAAACGCCTATGTAGAACCAAAACAAGCGGAATTACGAGCCAAAATTAAAGAAGCGAAAACGGAGGAAGAAAAGACCGCACTTTATAATGAAATCTATAAACTGCAATATCAGAAACGGTTGCTTGAAACGGTGGTTGGCATAGCAAGCGGAACGCCTGAAATCGCCATCACCCAAGGCACGTTACAACTTGCTGCCACCAAAATGCGAGAAGAAACGCTGAAAAACTCACGTTTATTTAAGGGAATTAAAGATGCGAAAACAGGACAGATTTTACGCAATGATTCCTATGACAGTGGGTATTTTGATGGTGTGAAACTTGGTGGGGTAAGGATTGATTTAGATGCGATTTGTGGTAAAGGACACTATAGATGTTCAAAAAATATTGATGGTTCTGTCACTTATATAGGTGATAACAGTGGGCATCTATCAAAGTTACAAGATGCAATCAATATGAATAAAAATCCTGATGCTGAAAAATTATATGGTTTAACAGGGGGATTTCAAGCAATTCAAGGTGGTTGGTACACACAACTAGGAGTATTGCCGTATAAAGTAGATAGTCTATCAGATCAATTAATTGAATCATTTGCAGGTACACATGATTATTTAGGTGGGCAACTACCTCATTGGTATAACTCTGTAGGTAATACTTCAGAAAATAGAAAAACTATAGACAATATTGGTGCGGGAATTACTACAGGAGTTGCTATCCATATCAGCGCACCATTTGCTTTATCAGATCTTATGTCCTCTGATTTCGTAGAAATCCTAAATCAACTAGGAGGGCTATGA